One genomic segment of Flagellimonas marinaquae includes these proteins:
- a CDS encoding CoA-acylating methylmalonate-semialdehyde dehydrogenase, whose protein sequence is MDILKNYINGNWQDSLCKQTIDVVNPANQVVLAKVPFGADTKTDVEECVLYANKAFHEWSQVPVIKRVQVLYKLKTLLEENKDVLAEIITNESGKTKAESLGEIQRAIENVEVACGTPMLMTGDVIEDIATGIDEMMIRQPLGVTACITPFNFPSMIVFWFLPYAIATGNAFIVKPSEKVPLTMVKIFEFIDKLDLPKGLVSLVHGGKESVDAILEHPNIKAISFVGSTPVARYIYSKGTANGKRVQAQGGAKNPVVVLPDADIEMSTKIIADSVYGCAGQRCLAASTIITVGDSKKEIKDAIYEHVKTRTTGYGGNEDVSMGPVITPESKNRIEGLIQKGIDEGAEILLDGRNATIPGYENGNFIKPTILENVALDKELIRTEIFGPVMSLIAMSSIEEAVEFVNKGNYGNMACLFTSSGASARKFRSEANAGNIGINIGVAAPMAQFPFSGWKDSFFGDLHGQGKHAIEFFTQTKVIIERWPNIWSRKF, encoded by the coding sequence ATGGACATTTTAAAAAATTATATAAATGGTAATTGGCAGGATAGTTTGTGTAAACAAACAATTGATGTCGTGAATCCTGCAAATCAGGTCGTTTTGGCAAAGGTACCCTTTGGAGCAGATACTAAAACCGATGTTGAAGAATGCGTTTTGTATGCAAATAAAGCCTTCCACGAATGGAGTCAGGTTCCTGTAATCAAAAGAGTTCAAGTACTATATAAGCTTAAAACACTTCTCGAGGAAAATAAAGATGTTTTAGCAGAGATCATTACTAATGAGTCGGGTAAGACCAAAGCAGAGTCCTTAGGGGAAATCCAAAGGGCCATTGAAAATGTTGAGGTTGCTTGTGGCACCCCAATGCTCATGACCGGAGATGTTATAGAGGATATTGCGACAGGGATTGATGAAATGATGATTAGACAGCCATTGGGGGTTACCGCTTGTATTACTCCCTTCAACTTTCCTAGTATGATCGTATTTTGGTTTTTGCCCTATGCAATTGCAACCGGAAATGCCTTCATAGTAAAACCATCGGAGAAAGTACCGTTGACCATGGTCAAGATATTTGAATTTATCGATAAGCTTGATCTCCCAAAAGGGTTGGTCAGTCTAGTCCATGGAGGGAAGGAGTCGGTTGATGCAATATTGGAACATCCCAACATAAAGGCAATTAGTTTTGTCGGCAGTACCCCCGTGGCAAGATATATTTACTCCAAGGGAACAGCGAACGGCAAAAGAGTTCAAGCCCAAGGTGGGGCGAAAAACCCAGTAGTAGTTTTACCTGATGCAGACATAGAGATGTCAACAAAAATCATTGCAGATTCTGTATATGGTTGTGCCGGACAACGCTGTCTTGCTGCATCCACCATCATTACCGTAGGTGATTCTAAAAAAGAGATCAAAGATGCAATTTATGAGCACGTAAAAACCAGGACTACCGGATACGGTGGAAATGAAGATGTTAGTATGGGGCCCGTGATTACTCCCGAAAGTAAAAATAGGATAGAGGGCCTGATTCAGAAAGGGATCGATGAGGGTGCAGAGATTTTACTTGACGGAAGGAATGCTACTATTCCGGGATATGAAAACGGAAACTTTATAAAACCTACCATTTTGGAGAATGTGGCCCTTGATAAGGAATTGATCCGTACGGAAATCTTTGGTCCCGTTATGAGCTTAATAGCTATGAGCAGTATTGAAGAAGCTGTTGAATTCGTTAATAAAGGAAACTATGGTAATATGGCTTGTCTCTTCACTAGTAGTGGTGCTAGTGCAAGAAAATTCAGAAGCGAGGCCAATGCAGGAAATATTGGGATCAACATCGGGGTAGCAGCCCCCATGGCCCAGTTTCCGTTCAGTGGTTGGAAAGATAGTTTTTTTGGGGACCTACATGGACAGGGAAAACATGCCATTGAATTTTTTACACAGACCAAAGTAATAATAGAAAGATGGCCCAACATATGGTCGCGTAAATTTTAA
- a CDS encoding solute:sodium symporter family transporter, with translation MNTDLIFTLVSFILFTGAVALFTWYSLRKTNLKSSDGYFLGGRSLTGSVVAGSMLLTNISTEHLIGMNGNSYVNGFIVIAWEVTSSIALVIAAIYFIPKYLKMGLTTIPQFLENRFDALTRTMVAIILIFSFVVTLLPIVLYSGAVGIESLFGISNVLGVERAQGLWITIVCIGTIGAVYAVFGGLKAVVYSDTINGIGLLIGGLLIPILALMEIGDNNILDGLSKVYDNAPEKFNVIGAPDSVLPFEVLFTGLIINQLYFWGMNQTIIQRALGAKNLKEAQKGLLLTGLFKILVPLIIVLPGVICYYYFQDDFYDVQDAVYPQLVKKVLPFWMLGFFAAVIMGAVLSTFNSVLNSVATLISVDIVKKHLNQEITDSKLVRIGKWTSAVLALVAIYTAPMVANASEGLYQLLQELNGIFFIPIASILLAGLFTKKISAIAAKATLIFGLVFYVFMTWGYTEHGIHFVHLWGIEFVLNISLMYIVSFYYPRKNTYAIENIGVVNLATWKYTKPMSIALCTATVMIYVLLGYIV, from the coding sequence ATAGCCTTAGGAAGACCAATCTAAAATCTTCAGACGGTTATTTTTTGGGAGGTAGGAGTTTAACAGGTTCGGTTGTTGCCGGTTCAATGTTGTTGACAAATATTTCTACAGAGCATTTGATCGGCATGAACGGGAATTCGTATGTAAACGGATTTATTGTCATTGCTTGGGAAGTTACTTCCTCGATTGCTTTGGTAATTGCAGCTATATACTTTATCCCCAAATACCTAAAAATGGGCTTGACAACTATTCCGCAATTTTTGGAAAATCGTTTTGATGCACTAACACGCACAATGGTGGCCATTATCTTGATTTTTTCATTCGTTGTTACCCTTTTACCCATAGTGTTGTATTCTGGGGCCGTAGGTATTGAAAGTTTATTCGGTATTTCCAACGTATTGGGAGTGGAAAGAGCTCAAGGACTTTGGATCACAATCGTATGTATTGGAACCATTGGTGCAGTTTATGCTGTTTTTGGAGGACTTAAAGCAGTCGTTTATTCGGATACCATAAATGGTATCGGACTATTGATAGGCGGCTTACTCATACCGATTCTAGCCCTTATGGAAATTGGGGACAACAATATATTGGATGGCTTGTCCAAGGTATATGACAACGCCCCTGAAAAATTTAATGTAATAGGAGCTCCCGACTCCGTATTGCCATTTGAAGTGCTTTTTACAGGTCTAATTATTAACCAGCTTTATTTCTGGGGTATGAATCAAACTATTATCCAAAGAGCATTGGGGGCAAAGAACCTAAAAGAAGCTCAAAAAGGTCTACTGTTGACAGGACTTTTCAAGATATTGGTACCATTGATTATAGTTTTACCGGGGGTTATATGTTACTACTATTTCCAAGATGATTTTTATGATGTGCAAGATGCGGTTTACCCACAATTGGTAAAAAAAGTACTTCCGTTCTGGATGCTGGGTTTTTTCGCTGCAGTGATTATGGGAGCAGTGTTAAGCACTTTTAATTCCGTATTGAACTCAGTAGCAACACTAATTAGTGTTGATATAGTTAAAAAACATTTAAACCAAGAAATTACGGATTCAAAATTGGTTAGAATTGGTAAGTGGACTTCGGCGGTATTGGCTTTAGTGGCCATTTATACAGCTCCCATGGTGGCAAATGCATCGGAGGGATTGTATCAGTTGTTACAGGAGTTGAACGGAATCTTCTTTATTCCTATTGCTTCAATTTTGTTGGCAGGACTTTTTACAAAAAAAATCTCAGCAATTGCGGCAAAAGCAACCCTGATCTTTGGACTTGTTTTTTACGTTTTTATGACTTGGGGATATACGGAGCATGGTATTCACTTTGTACACCTATGGGGTATAGAGTTTGTACTAAACATTTCCTTGATGTATATAGTCTCCTTTTATTATCCAAGAAAGAACACATACGCGATAGAAAATATTGGAGTCGTGAATTTGGCAACATGGAAATATACCAAGCCTATGTCCATAGCTTTATGCACAGCCACAGTTATGATTTATGTATTGTTGGGGTACATAGTATAG